From the Saimiri boliviensis isolate mSaiBol1 chromosome X, mSaiBol1.pri, whole genome shotgun sequence genome, one window contains:
- the TRO gene encoding trophinin isoform X1 has product MDRRNDYGYRLPPFQGPLPPPGSLGLPFPPDIQTETTEEDSVLLMHTLLAATKDPLAMDPPVVNRPKKSKTKKAPIKAITKAAPAAPPVPTASEIATKQPKITLQALNLPVITQISQASPTTEVANTQASSVTSQSKKANKMKRVTAKSAQGSQSPAGYEGVTTQLKSPLQVLNLPVISQNIHVPIANESASSQALITSIKPKKAFKAKKVANKAIASATEVSLAANATHTAITQGQITSETASIHTTAASIRTKKASKAKKTTAKVINTDTEHAEARNVTEAATRQIEASVVAIRSKKSKGKKAASRGPNSLSEISEAPLATQMVTNQALAATLRVKRGSRARKAATKSRATESQTPVADQGSQAKMATAQTNVSALQTQVAAAVQALADDCLAQLSLEPTTRTRGKRNRKSKHLNGDERSGSNYRRIPWGWRPAPPRDVAILQERANKLVKYLLVKDQTKIPIKRSDMLRDVIQEYDEYFPEIIERASYALEKMFRVNLKEIDKQSSLYILISTQESSAGILGTTKDTPKLGLLMVILSVIFMNGNKASEAVIWEVLRKLGLRPGVRHSLFGEVRKLITDEFVKQKYLEYKRVPNSRPPEYEFFWGLRSYHETSKMKVLKFACKVQKKDPKDWAVQYREAVEMEVQAAAVAVAEAEARAEARAQMGIGEEAVAGPWNWDDMDIDCLTREELGDDAQTWSRFSFEIEARTQENADASTNVNFSRGASTRAGFSDGASISFNGAPSSSGGFSGGPGITFGGAPSTSASFSSTASISFGGTVNTSSSFSNAASISFGGAPSTSTSFSSEASISFGGMPCTSASFSGGVSSGFSGPLSTSATFSGGTNSGFGGILSTTAGFSGVLSTSTGFGSAPTTSTVFSSALSTSAGFGGTLSTSVCFGGSPSSSGSFGGTLSTSICFDGSPCTSTGFGGTLSTSVSFGGSSSTSANFGGTVSTSICFDGSPSTGAGFGGALNTTASFGGALNTSAAGFGGAMSTCADFGGTLSTNVCFGGSPCTSVSFGGALNTNAGFGGAISTSTDFGGILSTSVCFGGSPSTSAGFGGALNTNASFGCAVSTGAGFSGAVSTSAGFSGAPSANSGFGGAFSTSAGFSGALSTATDFGGTPSNSIGFGAAPSTSVSFGGAHSTSLCFGGAPSTSLCFGSASNTNLCFGGPPSTSACFSGATSPSFGDGPSTSTGFSFGNGLSTSAGFGGGLSTSAGFGGGLSTSAGFVGGLGTSTGFGGGLSTSAGFSGGLSTSSGLDGGLGTSAGFGGGPGTSTGFGGGLGTSAGFSGGLGTSAGFGGGLVTSGAFGGGLGTNSSFGSTLGTGAGFSGGLSTSDGFGSRPNASFDRGLSTIIGFGSGSNTSTGFTGEPSTSTGFNSGPSSIVGFSGGPSTGVGFCNGPSTSGFSGGPSTGAGFGGGPNTGAGFGGGPSTSVGFGSGAASLGACGFSYG; this is encoded by the exons ATGGATAGGCGAAATGACTACGGATATAGGTTGCCTCCATTTCAG GGCCCTCTGCCTCCCCCTGGGAGCCTGGGGCTTCCCTTCCCTCCAGATATACAGACTGAGACCACAGAAGAGGACAGTGTCTTGCTGATGCATACCCTGTTGGCGGCAACCAAGGACCCCCTGGCCATGGACCCACCAGTTGTCAACCGGCCTAAGAAAAGCAAGACCAAGAAGGCCCCTATAAAGGCTATTACTAAGGCCGCACCTGCTGCCCCTCCAGTCCCAACTGCCAGTGAGATTGCCACCAAGCAGCCCAAAATAACTTTGCAGGCTTTAAACCTGCCAGTCATCACCCAGATTAGCCAGGCTTCACCTACCACTGAGGTAGCCAATACTCAGGCTTCTTCAGTCACTTCTCAGTCTAAGAAAGCCAACAAGATGAAGAGAGTTACTGCCAAGTCAGCCCAAGGCTCCCAATCCCCAGCTGGCTATGAGGGTGTCACTACACAGCTCAAGTCACCCTTGCAGGTCCTAAACCTACCAGTCATCTCACAGAATATTCACGTTCCAATTGCCAATGAGTCAGCCAGTTCCCAGGCCTTGATAACCTCTATCAAACCGAAGAAAGCTTTCAAGGCTAAGAAGGTTGCGAATAAGGCCATAGCTAGTGCCACCGAGGTCTCACTGGCTGCAAATGCCACACATACAGCTATCACCCAAGGCCAAATTACCAGTGAGACAGCCAGTATCCATACCACAGCAGCCTCCATCCGAACCAAGAAAGCCTCCAAAGCCAAGAAGACAACTGCTAAGGTCATAAATACTGACACTGAGCATGCAGAAGCTCGAAATGTCACTGAGGCAGCTACCAGGCAGATTGAGGCCTCAGTAGTAGCTATCAGGTCCAAAAAGTCCAAGGGCAAGAAAGCTGCCAGTAGGGGCCCAAATTCTCTTTCTGAGATCTCGGAAGCCCCACTTGCCACTCAAATGGTCACAAATCAAGCCCTAGCAGCCACCCTGCGGGTCAAGAGAGGGTCTAGGGCTCGGAAGGCTGCCACTAAGTCTCGGGCAACTGAAAGCCAGACTCCAGTTGCTGACCAAGGGTCCCAGGCCAAGATGGCCACTGCTCAGACCAACGTAAGTGCCCTTCAGACTCAGGTTGCTGCTGCTGTCCAGGCCCTGGCAGATGACTGCCTGGCTCAGTTGAGTCTGGAGCCCACAACCAGGACCCGGGGCAAGAGAAACCGAAAG TCCAAGCATCTGAATGGGGATGAGAGAAGTGGCAGTAATTACAGGCGGATCCCATGGGGCTGGAGGCCTGCGCCACCACGAGATGTGGCCATTTTACAAGAAAGG GCTAATAAGTTGGTGAAATACCTGTTGGTTAAGGACCAGACAAAGATCCCCATCAAGCGCTCAG ACATGCTGAGGGATGTCATCCAAGAATATGACGAATATTTCCCAGAAATCATTGAACGAGCAAGCTACGCTCTGGAGAAG ATGTTTCGAGTCAATCTGAAAGAAATTGATAAGCAAAGTAGCTTGTATATTCTCATCAGCACTCAGGAATCCTCTGCAGGCATACTGGGAAC GACCAAGGACACACCCAAGCTGGGTCTCCTCATGGTGATTCTGAGTGTCATTTTTATGAATGGCAACAAGGCCAGTGAGG CTGTCATCTGGGAGGTGCTGCGCAAGTTGGGGCTGCGCCCTGG GGTGAGACATTCACTCTTTGGGGAAGTGAGGAAGCTCATCACAGACGAGTTTGTGAAGCAGAA GTACCTGGAATACAAGAGGGTCCCTAACAGCAGACCACCTGAATATGAGTTCTTCTGGGGCTTGCGCTCCTACCATGAGACTAGCAAGATGAAAGTCCTCAAGTTTGCATGCAAG GTGCAGAAGAAAGACCCCAAGGACTGGGCTGTGCAGTACCGCGAGGCAGTGGAGATGGAAGTCCAAGCTgcagctgtggctgtggctgaggctgaagccagggctgaggcaagagccCAAATGGGGATTGGAGAGGAAGCTGTGGCTGGGCCCTGGAATTGGGATGACATGGATATCGACTGCCTAACAAGGGAAGAGTTAGGCGATGATGCTCAGACCTGGAGcagattttcatttgaaattgaGGCGAGAACCCAAGAAAATGCAGATGCCAGCACCAACGTCAACTTCAGCAGAGGAGCTAGTACCAGGGCTGGCTTCAGCGATGGTGCTAGTATTAGCTTCAATGGTGCACCCAGCTCCAGTGGTGGCTTCAGTGGTGGACCTGGCATTACCTTTGGTGGTGCACCCAGCACCAGTGCCAGCTTCAGCAGTACAGCCAGCATTAGCTTTGGTGGCACAGTGAACACTAGCTCCAGCTTCAGCAATGCAGCCAGCATTAGCTTTGGTGGTGCACCCAGCACCAGCACTAGTTTCAGCAGTGAAGCTAGCATTAGCTTTGGTGGCATGCCTTGTACCAGTGCCAGCTTTAGTGGTGGAGTCAGCTCTGGTTTTAGTGGCCCACTCAGCACCAGTGCCACTTTCAGTGGTGGAACCAACTCTGGCTTTGGAGGCATACTCAGCACCACTGCTGGCTTTAGTGGTGTACTCAGCACCAGCACCGGCTTTGGCAGTGCACCCACAACGAGCACAGTCTTCAGTAGTGCGCTTAGCACCAGCGCTGGCTTTGGAGGCACACTCAGCACCAGTGTCTGCTTTGGTGGCTCTCCCAGCTCCAGTGGTAGCTTTGGTGGTACACTCAGTACCAGTATCTGCTTTGATGGCTCTCCCTGTACCAGTACTGGCTTTGGAGGCACACTCAGTACCAGTGTCTCCTTTGGTGGCTCTTCTAGCACCAGTGCCAATTTTGGTGGTACAGTaagcaccagcatctgctttgATGGCTCTCCCAGCACTGGTGCTGGCTTTGGTGGTGCTCTCAACACCACTGCCAGCTTTGGTGGTGCGCTCAACACCAGTGCTGCTGGTTTTGGTGGTGCTATGAGCACCTGTGCTGATTTTGGCGGTACACTCAGCACCAATGTCTGCTTTGGTGGCTCTCCCTGCACCAGTGTCAGCTTTGGCGGTGCACTCAACACCAATGCTGGTTTTGGTGGTGCTATCAGCACCAGTACTGACTTTGGTGGTATACTAAGCACCAGTGTCTGTTTTGGTGGCTCTCCCAGCACCAGTGCTGGCTTTGGTGGTGCACTCAACACCAATGCCAGCTTTGGCTGTGCCGTCAGCACCGGTGCCGGCTTCAGTGGTGCTGTCAGCACCAGTGCCGGCTTCAGTGGTGCACCCAGCGCCAACTCTGGCTTTGGTGGTGCATTCAGCACCAGTGCTGGCTTCAGTGGGGCACTTAGTACCGCTACTGACTTTGGTGGTACTCCCAGCAACAGCATTGGCTTTGGTGCTGCTCCCAGCACCAGTGTCAGCTTTGGTGGTGCTCACAGCACCAGTCTCTGTTTTGGTGGAGCTCCCAGCACCAGCCTTTGCTTTGGCAGTGCATCTAATACTAACCTATGCTTTGGTGGCCCTCCTAGCACCAGTGCCTGCTTTAGTGGTGCTACCAGCCCTAGTTTTGGTGATGGACCCAGCACCAGTACCGGCTTCAGCTTTGGCAACGGGTTAAGCACCAGTGCTGGATTTGGTGGCGGACTGAGCACCAGTGCTGGATTTGGTGGTGGACTGAGCACCAGTGCTGGCTTTGTTGGTGGCCTAGGCACCAGCACTGGCTTTGGTGGTGGACTGAGCACCAGTGCTGGCTTCAGTGGCGGCCTTAGCACCAGTTCTGGCCTTGATGGTGGGCTAGGTACCAGTGCTGGCTTCGGTGGAGGACCAGGCACCAGCACTGGCTTTGGTGGTGGACTGGGCACCAGCGCTGGCTTCAGTGGCGGACTAGGCACCAGTGCTGGCTTTGGTGGTGGACTGGTCACTAGTGGTGCCTTTGGTGGTGGACTGGGCACCAATTCTAGTTTCGGCAGCACACTTGGCACCGGTGCTGGCTTTAGTGGTGGCCTCAGCACCAGCGATGGCTTTGGCAGTAGGCCTAATGCCAGCTTCGACAGAGGACTGAGTACCATCATTGGCTTTGGCAGTGGTTCCAACACCAGCACCGGCTTTACTGGCGAACCCAGCACCAGCACGGGCTTCAATAGTGGACCCAGTTCTATTGTTGGCTTCAGTGGTGGACCAAGCACTGGTGTTGGCTTCTGCAATGGACCAAGCACCAGTGGCTTCAGCGGTGGACCGAGCACGGGAGCTGGCTTCGGCGGTGGACCAAACACTGGTGCTGGCTTTGGTGGTGGACCAAGCACCAGTGTTGGCTTTGGCAGTGGAGCCGCCAGCCTTGGTGCCTGTGGCTTCTCCTATGGCTAG
- the TRO gene encoding trophinin isoform X4, whose amino-acid sequence MDRRNDYGYRLPPFQTQVAAAVQALADDCLAQLSLEPTTRTRGKRNRKSKHLNGDERSGSNYRRIPWGWRPAPPRDVAILQERANKLVKYLLVKDQTKIPIKRSDMLRDVIQEYDEYFPEIIERASYALEKMFRVNLKEIDKQSSLYILISTQESSAGILGTTKDTPKLGLLMVILSVIFMNGNKASEAVIWEVLRKLGLRPGVRHSLFGEVRKLITDEFVKQKYLEYKRVPNSRPPEYEFFWGLRSYHETSKMKVLKFACKVQKKDPKDWAVQYREAVEMEVQAAAVAVAEAEARAEARAQMGIGEEAVAGPWNWDDMDIDCLTREELGDDAQTWSRFSFEIEARTQENADASTNVNFSRGASTRAGFSDGASISFNGAPSSSGGFSGGPGITFGGAPSTSASFSSTASISFGGTVNTSSSFSNAASISFGGAPSTSTSFSSEASISFGGMPCTSASFSGGVSSGFSGPLSTSATFSGGTNSGFGGILSTTAGFSGVLSTSTGFGSAPTTSTVFSSALSTSAGFGGTLSTSVCFGGSPSSSGSFGGTLSTSICFDGSPCTSTGFGGTLSTSVSFGGSSSTSANFGGTVSTSICFDGSPSTGAGFGGALNTTASFGGALNTSAAGFGGAMSTCADFGGTLSTNVCFGGSPCTSVSFGGALNTNAGFGGAISTSTDFGGILSTSVCFGGSPSTSAGFGGALNTNASFGCAVSTGAGFSGAVSTSAGFSGAPSANSGFGGAFSTSAGFSGALSTATDFGGTPSNSIGFGAAPSTSVSFGGAHSTSLCFGGAPSTSLCFGSASNTNLCFGGPPSTSACFSGATSPSFGDGPSTSTGFSFGNGLSTSAGFGGGLSTSAGFGGGLSTSAGFVGGLGTSTGFGGGLSTSAGFSGGLSTSSGLDGGLGTSAGFGGGPGTSTGFGGGLGTSAGFSGGLGTSAGFGGGLVTSGAFGGGLGTNSSFGSTLGTGAGFSGGLSTSDGFGSRPNASFDRGLSTIIGFGSGSNTSTGFTGEPSTSTGFNSGPSSIVGFSGGPSTGVGFCNGPSTSGFSGGPSTGAGFGGGPNTGAGFGGGPSTSVGFGSGAASLGACGFSYG is encoded by the exons ATGGATAGGCGAAATGACTACGGATATAGGTTGCCTCCATTTCAG ACTCAGGTTGCTGCTGCTGTCCAGGCCCTGGCAGATGACTGCCTGGCTCAGTTGAGTCTGGAGCCCACAACCAGGACCCGGGGCAAGAGAAACCGAAAG TCCAAGCATCTGAATGGGGATGAGAGAAGTGGCAGTAATTACAGGCGGATCCCATGGGGCTGGAGGCCTGCGCCACCACGAGATGTGGCCATTTTACAAGAAAGG GCTAATAAGTTGGTGAAATACCTGTTGGTTAAGGACCAGACAAAGATCCCCATCAAGCGCTCAG ACATGCTGAGGGATGTCATCCAAGAATATGACGAATATTTCCCAGAAATCATTGAACGAGCAAGCTACGCTCTGGAGAAG ATGTTTCGAGTCAATCTGAAAGAAATTGATAAGCAAAGTAGCTTGTATATTCTCATCAGCACTCAGGAATCCTCTGCAGGCATACTGGGAAC GACCAAGGACACACCCAAGCTGGGTCTCCTCATGGTGATTCTGAGTGTCATTTTTATGAATGGCAACAAGGCCAGTGAGG CTGTCATCTGGGAGGTGCTGCGCAAGTTGGGGCTGCGCCCTGG GGTGAGACATTCACTCTTTGGGGAAGTGAGGAAGCTCATCACAGACGAGTTTGTGAAGCAGAA GTACCTGGAATACAAGAGGGTCCCTAACAGCAGACCACCTGAATATGAGTTCTTCTGGGGCTTGCGCTCCTACCATGAGACTAGCAAGATGAAAGTCCTCAAGTTTGCATGCAAG GTGCAGAAGAAAGACCCCAAGGACTGGGCTGTGCAGTACCGCGAGGCAGTGGAGATGGAAGTCCAAGCTgcagctgtggctgtggctgaggctgaagccagggctgaggcaagagccCAAATGGGGATTGGAGAGGAAGCTGTGGCTGGGCCCTGGAATTGGGATGACATGGATATCGACTGCCTAACAAGGGAAGAGTTAGGCGATGATGCTCAGACCTGGAGcagattttcatttgaaattgaGGCGAGAACCCAAGAAAATGCAGATGCCAGCACCAACGTCAACTTCAGCAGAGGAGCTAGTACCAGGGCTGGCTTCAGCGATGGTGCTAGTATTAGCTTCAATGGTGCACCCAGCTCCAGTGGTGGCTTCAGTGGTGGACCTGGCATTACCTTTGGTGGTGCACCCAGCACCAGTGCCAGCTTCAGCAGTACAGCCAGCATTAGCTTTGGTGGCACAGTGAACACTAGCTCCAGCTTCAGCAATGCAGCCAGCATTAGCTTTGGTGGTGCACCCAGCACCAGCACTAGTTTCAGCAGTGAAGCTAGCATTAGCTTTGGTGGCATGCCTTGTACCAGTGCCAGCTTTAGTGGTGGAGTCAGCTCTGGTTTTAGTGGCCCACTCAGCACCAGTGCCACTTTCAGTGGTGGAACCAACTCTGGCTTTGGAGGCATACTCAGCACCACTGCTGGCTTTAGTGGTGTACTCAGCACCAGCACCGGCTTTGGCAGTGCACCCACAACGAGCACAGTCTTCAGTAGTGCGCTTAGCACCAGCGCTGGCTTTGGAGGCACACTCAGCACCAGTGTCTGCTTTGGTGGCTCTCCCAGCTCCAGTGGTAGCTTTGGTGGTACACTCAGTACCAGTATCTGCTTTGATGGCTCTCCCTGTACCAGTACTGGCTTTGGAGGCACACTCAGTACCAGTGTCTCCTTTGGTGGCTCTTCTAGCACCAGTGCCAATTTTGGTGGTACAGTaagcaccagcatctgctttgATGGCTCTCCCAGCACTGGTGCTGGCTTTGGTGGTGCTCTCAACACCACTGCCAGCTTTGGTGGTGCGCTCAACACCAGTGCTGCTGGTTTTGGTGGTGCTATGAGCACCTGTGCTGATTTTGGCGGTACACTCAGCACCAATGTCTGCTTTGGTGGCTCTCCCTGCACCAGTGTCAGCTTTGGCGGTGCACTCAACACCAATGCTGGTTTTGGTGGTGCTATCAGCACCAGTACTGACTTTGGTGGTATACTAAGCACCAGTGTCTGTTTTGGTGGCTCTCCCAGCACCAGTGCTGGCTTTGGTGGTGCACTCAACACCAATGCCAGCTTTGGCTGTGCCGTCAGCACCGGTGCCGGCTTCAGTGGTGCTGTCAGCACCAGTGCCGGCTTCAGTGGTGCACCCAGCGCCAACTCTGGCTTTGGTGGTGCATTCAGCACCAGTGCTGGCTTCAGTGGGGCACTTAGTACCGCTACTGACTTTGGTGGTACTCCCAGCAACAGCATTGGCTTTGGTGCTGCTCCCAGCACCAGTGTCAGCTTTGGTGGTGCTCACAGCACCAGTCTCTGTTTTGGTGGAGCTCCCAGCACCAGCCTTTGCTTTGGCAGTGCATCTAATACTAACCTATGCTTTGGTGGCCCTCCTAGCACCAGTGCCTGCTTTAGTGGTGCTACCAGCCCTAGTTTTGGTGATGGACCCAGCACCAGTACCGGCTTCAGCTTTGGCAACGGGTTAAGCACCAGTGCTGGATTTGGTGGCGGACTGAGCACCAGTGCTGGATTTGGTGGTGGACTGAGCACCAGTGCTGGCTTTGTTGGTGGCCTAGGCACCAGCACTGGCTTTGGTGGTGGACTGAGCACCAGTGCTGGCTTCAGTGGCGGCCTTAGCACCAGTTCTGGCCTTGATGGTGGGCTAGGTACCAGTGCTGGCTTCGGTGGAGGACCAGGCACCAGCACTGGCTTTGGTGGTGGACTGGGCACCAGCGCTGGCTTCAGTGGCGGACTAGGCACCAGTGCTGGCTTTGGTGGTGGACTGGTCACTAGTGGTGCCTTTGGTGGTGGACTGGGCACCAATTCTAGTTTCGGCAGCACACTTGGCACCGGTGCTGGCTTTAGTGGTGGCCTCAGCACCAGCGATGGCTTTGGCAGTAGGCCTAATGCCAGCTTCGACAGAGGACTGAGTACCATCATTGGCTTTGGCAGTGGTTCCAACACCAGCACCGGCTTTACTGGCGAACCCAGCACCAGCACGGGCTTCAATAGTGGACCCAGTTCTATTGTTGGCTTCAGTGGTGGACCAAGCACTGGTGTTGGCTTCTGCAATGGACCAAGCACCAGTGGCTTCAGCGGTGGACCGAGCACGGGAGCTGGCTTCGGCGGTGGACCAAACACTGGTGCTGGCTTTGGTGGTGGACCAAGCACCAGTGTTGGCTTTGGCAGTGGAGCCGCCAGCCTTGGTGCCTGTGGCTTCTCCTATGGCTAG